In Labrys wisconsinensis, the following are encoded in one genomic region:
- a CDS encoding aminotransferase: MHIAPFGVEIWMNEFETRCELNLAETCVESLTVAELLALAGRNHADLAELLPMKLTYGAIEGSDRLRDAIAGLYHRQRRDNVVVAHGTIGANALVHQALVSRGDRVVCIVPTYQQHYSIPESIGAEVVLLRLREENGFLPDLAELRDLAGPGTRLIAINNPNNPTGALMDRTMLEEIAAIARKREAWILCDEVYRGTDQDGEGMTASIADIYEKGISTAGMSKAFSLAGLRLGWAVGPRAMVEAVLRHRDYNTISVGMIDDFFATLALENRDRVLARSRAITRGNLAILADWVAREPAIAWVRPRSGTTALLKYDLPMPSRDFCIALLEETGVLFTPGSAMAMEGHVRIGYANTPAILEAGLARVSEFLARRAGRL; the protein is encoded by the coding sequence ATGCACATCGCCCCGTTCGGCGTCGAGATCTGGATGAACGAATTCGAGACGCGGTGCGAGCTCAACCTCGCCGAGACCTGCGTCGAGAGCCTGACCGTCGCCGAGCTCCTCGCCCTCGCCGGCCGCAATCATGCCGATCTCGCCGAGCTCCTGCCGATGAAGCTCACCTATGGCGCGATCGAGGGCTCGGACCGGCTGCGCGATGCCATCGCCGGCCTCTACCATCGGCAGCGGCGCGACAACGTCGTCGTGGCGCACGGCACCATCGGCGCCAACGCCCTGGTGCACCAGGCGCTGGTCTCGCGCGGCGACCGGGTGGTCTGCATCGTGCCGACCTATCAGCAGCACTATTCCATTCCCGAGAGCATCGGCGCCGAGGTCGTGCTCCTTCGCCTGCGCGAGGAGAACGGCTTCCTGCCCGACCTCGCCGAGCTGCGCGATCTCGCCGGGCCGGGCACGCGGCTGATCGCCATCAACAACCCGAACAATCCGACCGGCGCGCTGATGGACCGGACCATGCTGGAAGAGATCGCCGCGATCGCGCGGAAGCGCGAGGCCTGGATCCTCTGCGACGAAGTCTATCGCGGCACCGACCAGGACGGGGAGGGCATGACCGCCTCGATCGCCGACATCTACGAGAAGGGCATCAGCACCGCCGGCATGTCGAAGGCCTTCTCCCTCGCCGGCCTCCGGCTCGGCTGGGCCGTCGGCCCGCGGGCCATGGTCGAGGCGGTGCTGCGGCACCGCGACTACAACACCATCTCGGTCGGCATGATCGACGACTTCTTCGCCACCCTCGCCCTGGAGAACCGCGACAGGGTGCTGGCGCGCAGCCGGGCGATCACCCGCGGCAACCTTGCCATCCTGGCGGACTGGGTGGCGCGCGAGCCGGCGATCGCCTGGGTGCGCCCGCGCTCGGGCACGACGGCGCTCCTGAAATACGATCTTCCCATGCCCTCGCGGGATTTCTGCATCGCCCTGCTGGAGGAGACCGGCGTGCTGTTCACGCCCGGCTCGGCCATGGCGATGGAGGGCCATGTCCGGATCGGCTATGCCAATACGCCGGCCATCCTCGAGGCGGGCCTGGCACGGGTGTCCGAGTTCCTGGCGCGGCGCGCCGGCCGGCTCTGA